A part of Magnetospirillum sp. ME-1 genomic DNA contains:
- a CDS encoding (Fe-S)-binding protein gives MPKQPRPESVYFFGTCLIDLFYPEAGLAGMELLKREGLKVVFPPEQTCCGQPARNNGYQDEARAVARLQLDAFPGDRPIVVPSGSCAGMMKTHYPEMFEGTPDHARAVAFSQRVFELTEFLVDVLGVTLVDKGQPVTITWHPSCHSQREAGVVEQPKALLRQLSNVTLVENPREKECCGFGGAFAVRQAEISAAMVADKVASIEETGATSVVSGDCGCLMNITGAAEKSKKGFKGRHIAEFILERCHGR, from the coding sequence ATGCCCAAGCAGCCCCGCCCGGAAAGCGTCTACTTCTTCGGAACCTGCCTGATCGACCTGTTCTACCCCGAAGCCGGACTGGCCGGGATGGAGCTTTTGAAGCGCGAGGGCCTCAAGGTGGTGTTCCCCCCTGAGCAGACCTGCTGCGGCCAGCCGGCCCGCAACAACGGCTACCAGGACGAGGCCCGCGCCGTGGCCCGCCTGCAACTGGACGCCTTTCCCGGCGACCGCCCCATCGTGGTGCCCTCGGGGTCCTGCGCCGGCATGATGAAGACCCATTACCCCGAGATGTTCGAGGGCACCCCCGACCATGCCCGCGCGGTGGCCTTCTCCCAGCGGGTGTTCGAGCTGACCGAATTCCTGGTGGACGTGCTGGGCGTCACGCTGGTGGACAAGGGCCAGCCTGTGACCATCACCTGGCACCCCTCGTGCCACTCCCAGCGCGAAGCGGGCGTGGTGGAGCAGCCCAAGGCCCTGCTGCGCCAGCTTTCCAACGTCACCCTGGTGGAGAACCCGCGCGAGAAGGAATGCTGCGGCTTCGGCGGCGCCTTTGCGGTGCGCCAGGCCGAGATCTCGGCGGCCATGGTCGCCGACAAGGTGGCCTCCATCGAGGAAACCGGCGCCACTTCCGTGGTCTCGGGCGATTGCGGCTGCCTGATGAACATCACCGGCGCCGCCGAGAAGAGTAAGAAGGGCTTCAAGGGCCGCCACATCGCCGAATTCATCCTGGAGCGCTGCCATGGTCGCTGA
- a CDS encoding LutC/YkgG family protein has translation MNSPRERILARLKAAPKSAAPLRPDWTPPAYDAAARKAKFKAMLEASHADVHEVTAADWPERLKSILANKGVGSMVYAPATDAGQRLAQSWGEGGPALVAYDRPVEEFKEVLVSRADAGFTTTRGGIAHTGSLVLWPTSDEPRLMSLLPPIHVALVEESALTDSLAETIRVQGWANGMPTNAVLVSGPSKTADIEQTLAYGVHGPKELIVLLIGSESP, from the coding sequence ATGAATAGCCCGCGTGAGCGTATCCTCGCCCGCCTGAAGGCCGCGCCCAAATCCGCAGCGCCCCTGCGCCCCGACTGGACGCCGCCCGCCTATGACGCCGCTGCCCGCAAGGCCAAGTTCAAGGCCATGCTGGAGGCGTCCCACGCCGATGTGCACGAGGTAACCGCCGCCGACTGGCCCGAACGGCTGAAATCCATCCTGGCCAACAAGGGCGTGGGCTCCATGGTCTACGCCCCCGCCACCGACGCCGGACAGCGGCTGGCCCAGTCCTGGGGCGAGGGCGGCCCCGCCCTGGTGGCCTATGACCGTCCGGTGGAGGAGTTCAAGGAGGTGCTGGTCTCCAGGGCCGACGCCGGCTTCACCACCACCCGGGGCGGCATCGCCCATACCGGGTCGCTGGTGCTGTGGCCCACCTCGGACGAGCCCCGGCTGATGAGCCTGCTGCCCCCCATCCACGTGGCCCTGGTGGAAGAATCCGCCCTCACCGATTCCCTGGCGGAGACCATCCGGGTCCAGGGCTGGGCCAATGGCATGCCCACCAACGCCGTGCTGGTGTCCGGCCCTTCCAAGACCGCCGACATCGAGCAGACCCTGGCCTATGGCGTCCATGGGCCGAAGGAACTGATCGTCCTGCTGATCGGGAGTGAGTCTCCGTGA
- a CDS encoding LutB/LldF family L-lactate oxidation iron-sulfur protein yields MVADAHKMEFGAKAHVALNDPKLRANFRRAMDGLMTKRAAQFADTGEWTSLRARGAAIRANALAKLPELLEQLEANCLRNGIHVHWAETTAEANAIVLGILEAAGARTVIKGKSMVTEEMHLNAHLEKNGITPVESDLGEYIIQLAGEAPSHIVMPCIHKNKGEIAELFHDKIEGQPYTENVDELTAAARKALRGAFAGADAGISGVNFAVAETGTLVLIENEGNGRLSTTLPPLHIAVTGIEKVLEKLDDVPPLLSLLPRSATGQPITTYVNMISSPRKDGEKDGPKAVHLVLLDNGRSRVHGDTELRDTLRCIRCAACMNHCPVYTRVGGHTYTFTYPGPIGKLLTPQLEGIDCAGDQPHASTLCRACADVCPVQIPIPDLLVRLRTESVRPAAPGAVKGAGSMASSSETMGWKGWTLLYGSPLIYRIGTKMLGWFGNLMPSSAPMLKQWTSVRTKPKFAPKSLHELAREKGFCDE; encoded by the coding sequence ATGGTCGCTGACGCCCACAAGATGGAGTTCGGCGCCAAGGCCCATGTGGCGCTCAACGACCCCAAGCTGCGCGCCAATTTCCGCCGCGCCATGGACGGGCTGATGACGAAAAGGGCCGCCCAGTTCGCCGATACCGGCGAGTGGACGTCCTTGCGCGCCCGAGGCGCCGCGATCCGCGCCAATGCCCTGGCCAAGCTGCCCGAACTGTTGGAGCAATTGGAGGCCAACTGCCTGCGAAACGGCATCCATGTGCATTGGGCCGAAACCACCGCCGAGGCCAACGCCATCGTGCTGGGCATCCTCGAGGCGGCGGGCGCCAGGACGGTGATCAAGGGCAAGTCCATGGTCACCGAGGAGATGCACCTCAACGCCCATCTGGAAAAGAACGGCATCACCCCGGTGGAATCCGACCTGGGCGAGTACATCATCCAGCTGGCGGGCGAGGCCCCCAGCCACATCGTCATGCCCTGCATCCACAAGAACAAGGGCGAGATCGCCGAACTGTTCCACGACAAGATCGAGGGCCAGCCCTATACCGAGAACGTGGACGAGCTGACCGCCGCCGCCCGCAAGGCCCTGCGCGGCGCCTTCGCCGGCGCCGACGCCGGCATCTCGGGCGTCAATTTCGCGGTGGCCGAGACCGGCACCCTGGTCTTGATCGAGAACGAGGGCAACGGGCGGCTGTCCACCACGCTGCCGCCCTTGCACATCGCGGTTACCGGCATCGAGAAGGTCTTGGAAAAGCTCGACGACGTGCCGCCGCTCTTATCCCTGCTGCCCCGCTCGGCCACCGGCCAGCCCATCACCACCTACGTCAACATGATCTCGTCGCCCCGAAAGGACGGCGAGAAGGACGGGCCGAAGGCGGTGCATCTGGTGCTGCTGGACAACGGGCGGTCGCGCGTCCACGGCGACACGGAACTGCGCGACACGCTCCGGTGCATCCGCTGCGCCGCCTGCATGAACCATTGCCCGGTCTATACCCGTGTCGGCGGCCATACCTACACCTTCACCTATCCCGGCCCCATCGGAAAGCTGCTGACGCCGCAGCTGGAAGGCATCGACTGTGCCGGCGACCAGCCGCACGCCTCGACGCTCTGCCGCGCCTGCGCCGACGTCTGTCCGGTGCAGATCCCCATTCCCGACCTGCTGGTGCGGCTGCGCACCGAATCGGTGCGGCCCGCCGCCCCCGGCGCGGTCAAGGGGGCGGGCTCCATGGCCAGCTCCTCCGAGACAATGGGCTGGAAGGGCTGGACGCTGCTGTACGGCTCGCCGCTCATCTACCGCATCGGCACAAAGATGCTCGGCTGGTTCGGCAATCTGATGCCGTCGTCCGCCCCCATGCTGAAGCAATGGACCTCGGTCCGCACCAAACCGAAATTCGCTCCCAAGAGCCTGCACGAACTGGCCCGCGAGAAGGGGTTCTGTGATGAATAG
- a CDS encoding FCD domain-containing protein: MIHAAPNAAAEQPAADPLARLLQAHPETVFDYFEFRRVMAGNAAALAAERASDEDLARIRTCLDAMEKAHALDDPAQEAAADAEFHLAIYEAAHNLVMAQVMRRVFDMLKVGVFYDRIDLYRRRGVRDAFLRQHQAIWQAIASGNPEVARTMAEAHINSTEEALREAQFANSRRDVALRRRAGSDLIGRSRDTAR; the protein is encoded by the coding sequence ATGATTCACGCCGCCCCCAATGCCGCCGCCGAGCAACCCGCCGCCGACCCGCTGGCCCGCCTGCTGCAGGCGCACCCCGAGACGGTCTTCGACTATTTCGAATTCCGCCGGGTGATGGCCGGCAACGCCGCCGCCCTGGCCGCCGAGCGAGCCTCGGACGAGGATCTGGCCCGCATCCGGACCTGCCTGGACGCCATGGAAAAGGCCCACGCCCTGGACGATCCCGCCCAGGAGGCGGCGGCCGACGCCGAGTTCCACTTGGCCATCTACGAGGCCGCCCACAATCTGGTGATGGCCCAGGTGATGCGCCGGGTGTTCGACATGCTGAAGGTGGGCGTGTTCTACGACCGCATCGACCTCTACCGCCGCCGCGGCGTCCGCGACGCCTTCCTGCGCCAGCACCAGGCCATCTGGCAGGCCATCGCCTCGGGCAATCCGGAAGTGGCCCGCACCATGGCCGAAGCCCACATCAACTCCACCGAGGAAGCCCTGCGCGAGGCCCAGTTCGCCAATTCGCGCCGCGACGTGGCGTTGCGCCGCCGGGCGGGGTCGGACCTGATCGGAAGATCGCGGGATACCGCCCGATAA